In one window of Methanolobus mangrovi DNA:
- the fpoN gene encoding F(420)H(2) dehydrogenase subunit N: MDLMLFAPELSLVVTGLAVLLIGLFIPTDSKKILGYLAALGVLVALFFTVSSLGTEATVFNDTVSIDALSQFFKIVFLVVALLFTISGIKYTEGNSHTEEFFTLGLFATIGMMFVASANDLMVLFVGFELASLATYALAGFEKKNAKSLEAAMKYFIIGSLSAALMLLGISYVYGATGTTSIPGIAANASVLVESPMGLVAVVLLLAGFGFKIALVPFHMWAPDTYQGSPSVVSALLAAGSKKMGIVAALKVFVVALIALQAEWQIAFAILAVITMTYGNMVALKQTSVKRMLAYSSLAQAGYITMAFVVLTPIALGGGIFYALSHGFMKAGAFIATAAVTYMVLSENKDSTDPDHIDNFRGLGKRMPVTALSMTVFVFALAGIPLTAGYMSKFILFSSTIQSGFVWLAVIAILNSAISLGYYAKIVKYMYFLPTDSEKVSEPLPYTVAMIIAVIGVLAIGFWSEPVVYWAMEAAKVLVGGM, from the coding sequence ATGGATCTAATGTTATTCGCACCTGAACTTTCCCTTGTGGTCACAGGACTGGCAGTATTGCTTATCGGCTTATTCATTCCGACAGACTCTAAGAAGATCCTTGGTTACCTTGCAGCACTTGGTGTTCTGGTTGCCCTGTTCTTCACAGTCTCAAGTCTCGGGACCGAAGCAACAGTATTCAATGACACGGTATCTATCGATGCCCTGTCACAGTTCTTCAAGATAGTGTTCCTTGTGGTCGCATTACTCTTTACGATCTCAGGTATCAAGTACACTGAAGGAAACAGTCACACAGAAGAGTTCTTCACACTCGGACTCTTCGCAACGATCGGTATGATGTTCGTTGCATCTGCAAACGACCTCATGGTTCTCTTCGTTGGATTCGAACTTGCAAGTCTTGCAACCTATGCACTTGCAGGCTTTGAGAAGAAGAATGCCAAGTCACTGGAAGCAGCCATGAAATACTTCATCATAGGCTCACTTTCAGCAGCACTTATGCTCCTTGGTATATCATATGTATACGGAGCAACAGGAACCACAAGTATCCCTGGAATTGCAGCAAACGCAAGTGTGCTCGTAGAAAGTCCAATGGGACTTGTAGCAGTGGTTCTCCTGCTGGCAGGATTCGGTTTCAAGATCGCTCTTGTACCATTCCACATGTGGGCACCTGACACATACCAGGGTTCACCATCAGTAGTATCCGCACTGCTTGCAGCAGGCTCAAAGAAGATGGGTATCGTAGCAGCTCTCAAGGTATTTGTGGTTGCACTCATAGCACTTCAGGCTGAATGGCAGATCGCATTTGCAATACTTGCAGTCATCACAATGACCTACGGTAATATGGTAGCCCTTAAGCAGACAAGTGTAAAGAGAATGCTTGCATACTCCTCACTTGCACAGGCAGGTTACATCACAATGGCATTTGTGGTACTCACACCAATAGCACTTGGCGGTGGTATATTCTATGCATTGTCACACGGTTTCATGAAGGCAGGAGCTTTCATTGCAACAGCAGCTGTGACATACATGGTACTCTCCGAGAACAAGGATTCAACTGACCCAGACCACATTGACAATTTCAGAGGTCTTGGAAAGAGAATGCCGGTAACTGCTCTCTCAATGACAGTGTTCGTATTTGCACTGGCAGGTATCCCGCTCACAGCAGGTTACATGAGCAAGTTCATTCTGTTCTCATCAACCATCCAGTCAGGATTTGTATGGCTTGCAGTAATTGCAATACTTAACAGTGCAATTTCACTTGGCTACTATGCAAAGATCGTCAAGTACATGTACTTCCTTCCAACAGACAGTGAGAAGGTTTCAGAACCATTACCATACACCGTTGCAATGATCATTGCAGTGATCGGTGTACTTGCAATAGGTTTCTGGTCCGAACCAGTTGTCTACTGGGCAATGGAAGCAGCAAAGGTACTCGTTGGAGGTATGTAA
- the fpoO gene encoding F420H2 dehydrogenase subunit FpoO, with protein sequence MTDCDLCGVGIPTVVPVRVFKPKYEHSYPHGMWQGLCEGCLNAGKKTHDAQAESPSCGTAGKCDFCSAIAQLYDVTISRPSFSKGAEEDTVQLCKKCLVSINESHEAWEKQKAEDAHAHH encoded by the coding sequence ATGACAGATTGTGATCTTTGTGGAGTCGGAATTCCAACAGTAGTTCCGGTAAGGGTATTCAAGCCAAAGTACGAGCATTCCTACCCGCATGGTATGTGGCAGGGACTTTGTGAAGGATGCCTTAATGCTGGAAAGAAAACTCATGATGCACAGGCCGAATCACCAAGCTGCGGTACAGCAGGCAAATGTGACTTCTGCAGTGCAATTGCACAGCTTTACGATGTAACAATCAGCAGACCTTCATTTTCAAAAGGTGCTGAGGAAGACACAGTACAGCTCTGCAAGAAGTGTCTCGTTTCAATAAACGAGTCACATGAAGCATGGGAAAAACAGAAGGCTGAAGACGCACACGCACATCACTAA
- a CDS encoding GntP family permease codes for MHPIIIFVFSLLIILFLTARLRIHPFLGLILTSVITGVLAGEATGTIEAITSGMGKVFSNFAIIIAAGSIIGLILHRTGGARLIASDVIRISRKPLFGLNILGFIFAVPLMCCILAYVIFVPVAREIKLKEGVPKVLTASVLVFGTLASYNLVYPSPVVYSAVSELGINNSDILIPGMIIAFIVSIAGYLYALKFCNAGDMSSFIIDTETENEDIKLPGRIAAYSPITIPVALILADVFTNIALFDIMGEPDMALLIGVVMAIFFAYRQYTFNSVREWVEKAIKRSGVVILDMCGGGALGATLAMTGVGQEMGTLLSGLPLPAILVPFLIAVAIQSVQGSRVVTMLVAPSIVIPLVPFLGLPPEIVLFSMASGTFLISHFNDPFFWIYKDLAELETSEVLRSYTLGGVVMGITSLMLTGVAYLLFY; via the coding sequence ATGCACCCTATAATCATTTTTGTTTTTTCCCTTTTAATTATACTATTCCTTACTGCAAGATTGAGGATACATCCTTTTTTAGGCCTTATTTTAACATCTGTTATCACCGGTGTACTTGCTGGTGAAGCAACCGGAACAATTGAAGCGATTACAAGTGGAATGGGAAAGGTCTTCTCAAATTTCGCCATAATCATTGCCGCTGGTAGTATAATCGGACTTATTCTACACAGGACCGGGGGAGCAAGACTCATTGCCAGCGATGTCATAAGAATATCAAGGAAGCCACTGTTCGGATTAAATATACTTGGATTCATCTTCGCAGTACCGCTTATGTGCTGCATTCTTGCTTATGTGATTTTCGTTCCGGTGGCAAGGGAAATTAAATTAAAAGAGGGGGTTCCAAAGGTCCTGACAGCATCAGTACTGGTTTTTGGAACACTGGCATCATATAACCTGGTCTATCCTTCTCCGGTCGTCTATTCTGCAGTATCAGAATTGGGTATCAATAATAGCGATATACTAATTCCCGGAATGATCATTGCATTTATTGTTTCAATTGCAGGTTACCTTTATGCTTTAAAATTCTGCAATGCAGGAGATATGAGCAGTTTCATAATTGACACTGAAACAGAAAATGAGGACATAAAGCTACCAGGCAGAATTGCCGCCTATTCACCAATTACCATTCCTGTTGCACTAATCCTTGCAGATGTGTTCACAAATATAGCCCTGTTTGATATTATGGGTGAACCCGACATGGCACTGCTCATCGGAGTTGTCATGGCGATATTCTTTGCTTACAGACAGTACACTTTTAACTCTGTCAGGGAATGGGTTGAAAAAGCGATCAAAAGAAGTGGAGTGGTTATTCTGGATATGTGCGGAGGTGGAGCCCTTGGTGCCACTCTTGCAATGACAGGCGTTGGACAGGAAATGGGAACCCTCCTTTCAGGACTACCTTTACCTGCGATACTCGTTCCATTCCTCATTGCAGTTGCCATACAGAGCGTACAGGGTTCCCGTGTGGTTACTATGCTGGTTGCACCATCAATTGTGATACCGCTTGTCCCGTTTCTCGGACTGCCACCTGAGATCGTGCTTTTTTCTATGGCATCAGGAACGTTCCTTATCTCACATTTCAACGATCCGTTCTTCTGGATATATAAGGATCTGGCAGAACTGGAGACTTCCGAGGTTCTGAGAAGTTATACACTGGGTGGGGTTGTGATGGGTATTACCAGTCTGATGCTCACAGGTGTAGCATATCTGCTGTTTTACTGA
- a CDS encoding chemotaxis protein CheC, which produces MDKELDNFIIDAFKEIGSIGMGNATTSLSKLIEKRVQLNLSDARLFEPSAIIDMIPDSITMTGIMIPVRGDINGLVMLLFEFGNAVYLSKLLLQSIEHDEDPSIYESALLETGNIIAGSYLDSLSSFLNLNIMHSVPDISLGPIKDVLNKGISMMGNEPANILNLETMFMVYSSEKDAGAGTIYGDMFLLLDSHSLDKIQSSIRNMLG; this is translated from the coding sequence ATGGATAAAGAACTGGACAATTTTATAATAGATGCTTTCAAGGAAATTGGAAGCATAGGGATGGGAAACGCAACCACGTCCCTGTCTAAACTGATCGAGAAACGCGTCCAGCTCAATCTGTCTGATGCCCGGCTGTTTGAACCATCTGCCATCATTGATATGATACCGGATTCGATAACCATGACAGGTATAATGATACCAGTCCGTGGAGATATCAATGGTCTTGTAATGTTATTATTTGAATTCGGAAATGCTGTTTACCTCAGCAAATTACTATTACAGAGTATTGAACATGATGAAGATCCAAGTATCTATGAGTCTGCACTTCTTGAAACCGGAAATATAATCGCAGGTTCATATCTGGATTCACTCTCATCTTTCCTGAACCTTAATATAATGCATTCTGTACCTGATATCAGTCTGGGGCCTATTAAGGATGTTCTCAACAAAGGAATATCCATGATGGGGAATGAGCCTGCAAATATATTGAATCTTGAAACAATGTTTATGGTGTACTCCTCTGAGAAAGACGCTGGTGCCGGAACTATCTACGGAGACATGTTCCTTTTGCTTGACTCGCACTCACTTGATAAAATACAAAGTTCGATCCGTAATATGTTGGGATAA
- a CDS encoding DUF3795 domain-containing protein: protein MLTPDITIIHIIFISISMACGFAAIYYWVKIYYETKKGSIAWLLLALTSIFLITSAIFPSIAISSQDTDITEMIFLFLGFWSVVYIGIFAAAGFLMFQAFRTIPREKLGDYLIEGMVFTKSLQSEEDIDNIAEVEQISTLFNRSTLIEYTPKARYEDSVIEICLRLYGEMVNTVLVSTQPRTAMYKEKIGDLMDIGAMKFIEISSTSKQVTNEDGIIKLPTDELDKFFELTSKLPKGCAVIFEPISQLLLTASDKDIYEFMSEMVERFATNELLLVGMINKSAHDEQTVSRIEGLFLNLAEEEGTKIRLIKGGKEEYIRFYVGEKFFMDQNVQVKLV, encoded by the coding sequence ATGTTAACTCCCGATATAACAATAATACACATTATTTTCATTTCCATATCAATGGCATGTGGATTTGCAGCCATATATTACTGGGTGAAGATATACTATGAAACAAAAAAGGGATCTATTGCCTGGTTGCTCCTTGCACTTACATCCATATTCCTTATCACATCAGCAATATTCCCCTCCATTGCCATCAGTTCACAGGACACAGATATTACTGAAATGATATTCCTGTTTTTAGGATTCTGGAGTGTTGTTTACATTGGAATCTTTGCTGCTGCTGGTTTTTTGATGTTTCAGGCTTTCAGAACGATACCAAGGGAAAAACTTGGAGATTATCTCATAGAAGGAATGGTATTCACAAAATCGCTACAATCTGAAGAAGATATCGATAACATTGCGGAAGTAGAACAGATATCCACGTTGTTCAACAGATCCACATTGATAGAGTACACACCAAAAGCCAGATATGAGGACTCTGTTATCGAGATCTGTCTGCGTCTTTATGGAGAAATGGTCAATACGGTTCTTGTATCTACCCAACCACGTACAGCCATGTACAAGGAAAAGATAGGGGACCTCATGGATATAGGCGCAATGAAATTCATAGAGATATCATCTACAAGCAAACAGGTAACTAATGAAGACGGAATTATCAAACTGCCAACGGATGAGCTTGATAAATTCTTCGAACTCACAAGCAAGCTTCCAAAAGGCTGTGCAGTGATCTTTGAACCTATAAGCCAATTGCTCCTCACTGCAAGTGATAAAGATATCTATGAATTCATGTCAGAAATGGTTGAAAGGTTTGCAACAAATGAATTACTTCTTGTTGGAATGATCAATAAGAGTGCACATGACGAACAGACAGTATCCAGGATTGAAGGTCTTTTCTTAAACCTTGCTGAGGAAGAAGGGACAAAGATTCGCCTCATTAAAGGTGGAAAAGAGGAATATATCCGATTCTACGTTGGTGAGAAATTCTTCATGGATCAAAATGTGCAAGTTAAACTGGTATAA
- a CDS encoding chemotaxis protein CheD: MIIVGMADSAVAKKPTKLTTLGLGSCVGISLYDKSTYIGGMVHIMLPSIDQARSKENMAKFADTGIPSLLDSMVDEGAYKHRITAKIAGGASMFSFNSSTQLNIGERNIAATKQVLKELKIPIIAQDTGLNYGRTIILDTENGELTVKSAIKGIKTY; this comes from the coding sequence ATGATAATAGTGGGAATGGCTGATAGTGCAGTGGCGAAGAAGCCTACAAAGCTGACTACCCTTGGATTAGGGTCATGTGTAGGTATTTCCCTCTACGATAAAAGTACATATATTGGCGGGATGGTCCATATTATGCTCCCGAGTATCGATCAGGCAAGATCAAAAGAGAATATGGCTAAATTTGCAGATACAGGCATACCTTCCCTTCTTGATAGTATGGTTGATGAAGGTGCATATAAGCACCGCATCACTGCCAAAATAGCAGGTGGTGCAAGCATGTTCTCATTCAATTCCAGCACCCAGCTAAATATCGGCGAGAGAAATATAGCAGCTACGAAACAGGTGCTAAAAGAATTGAAAATACCCATTATTGCTCAGGATACAGGACTCAATTACGGGCGTACTATAATACTTGACACTGAAAATGGAGAGCTTACTGTCAAGAGTGCGATCAAAGGCATAAAAACATATTGA
- a CDS encoding chemotaxis protein CheC has translation MNIVLDKFYYDALNEVGNIGMGNATTALSQLVDKSINVSSSALTLLSVRDISNDENKDRMGAIVRVMGEMNGGFMLIIRKRHSDALSDMLLKDNTSEEDTYMKTSAFIEVANILAGSYYNALSKFLNLSIIPSIPIISEGSSNEIFSKAKMHMNGKIEHIFGLTTLFEVAGEDEYHSLSGDMYMLLDSASLKSVLERIEEMRTR, from the coding sequence ATGAATATAGTACTTGATAAATTCTATTACGATGCATTGAACGAAGTGGGAAATATAGGGATGGGAAATGCAACAACTGCCCTGTCACAGCTTGTAGATAAATCAATAAACGTAAGCAGTTCAGCCCTTACATTGCTCAGTGTGCGGGACATCAGTAATGACGAGAACAAAGACAGGATGGGAGCAATTGTAAGAGTAATGGGTGAAATGAACGGAGGATTCATGCTCATCATAAGAAAGCGCCATTCTGATGCCTTATCTGACATGCTGCTCAAAGACAACACTTCCGAAGAGGACACTTATATGAAAACTTCAGCATTTATTGAAGTTGCCAATATTCTCGCAGGAAGTTATTATAACGCTCTTTCGAAGTTCCTGAATCTTTCAATCATACCTTCTATTCCCATAATATCCGAAGGAAGCTCAAATGAAATATTCTCTAAAGCAAAAATGCATATGAATGGGAAAATAGAGCATATTTTCGGCCTGACTACCCTTTTTGAAGTTGCAGGTGAAGATGAATACCATAGCCTGAGCGGTGACATGTACATGTTGCTTGATTCAGCTTCATTAAAATCCGTACTTGAAAGGATAGAAGAAATGCGTACGAGATAA
- a CDS encoding chemotaxis protein CheC: protein MKYKISNLTELQISALREVVNIGVGNAVTSLSKMISKEIKIEVPGLKVELIEKVPDFAGGADKVVSGVIMHVEGDVEGYIMMMLPQEATETICKTITNEEEVDIMSPLNQSLIEEVGNILAGSYVSSLSNFLGLNIKLSPPMQTFDMLGAIIDHILIEMSQKAEHALLFDTLFMIEGNRMNGIFLTLFDPDSMDIILERIDKMI from the coding sequence ATGAAGTACAAAATATCAAACCTGACTGAGTTACAGATCAGTGCATTAAGAGAAGTTGTCAATATAGGCGTTGGTAATGCTGTCACTTCCCTTTCAAAAATGATCTCAAAAGAGATTAAAATAGAAGTTCCGGGACTTAAAGTAGAATTAATAGAGAAAGTACCTGATTTTGCAGGCGGGGCTGATAAAGTTGTATCAGGAGTGATTATGCATGTAGAAGGTGATGTGGAAGGATACATAATGATGATGCTTCCCCAGGAAGCCACTGAAACAATATGCAAAACGATCACCAACGAGGAGGAGGTCGATATTATGAGTCCTCTGAACCAGTCCCTGATAGAAGAGGTTGGAAATATCCTTGCAGGATCCTATGTCAGTTCACTTTCTAATTTCCTGGGACTGAACATTAAATTATCACCACCTATGCAGACATTTGACATGCTCGGTGCCATAATAGATCACATACTCATTGAAATGAGTCAAAAAGCAGAGCATGCACTTCTTTTTGATACTTTGTTCATGATCGAGGGCAATAGAATGAATGGTATATTCCTTACCTTGTTCGACCCTGATTCAATGGATATTATACTTGAGCGTATTGACAAGATGATTTGA
- a CDS encoding CheR family methyltransferase, which yields MLETIQKRDEDYEMLKILIQKKLGFNCEQYKDSHFKRRIDVRLRATNSKTYKDYVKLLQSNDKEYPELMETLTVNVTNFFRNAEVYDIVEKEVLPAIIKAKNTGLRSIRIWSAGCSIGVEAYSIAMLLHHILGDDFKKFNIKITGTDIDKESLLKAQKGVYSTIEMKDVRPAFLNKYFTKEGNNYVISDELKNIAQFKKQDLISGPKMNGFDAVFCRNVTIYFQKELQEQLYMDFYNALLKDGFFVMGKTETLIGPSKDMYKAYNSKERIYQK from the coding sequence ATGCTTGAAACCATTCAAAAAAGGGACGAAGATTACGAGATGTTGAAAATACTGATACAGAAGAAACTTGGTTTTAATTGTGAACAATATAAGGATTCACACTTTAAAAGAAGGATCGATGTCAGATTGCGTGCAACTAACTCCAAAACATACAAAGATTATGTAAAACTGCTTCAAAGCAACGACAAAGAATATCCTGAACTGATGGAAACACTGACTGTCAATGTTACCAATTTCTTCAGGAATGCAGAAGTATACGACATCGTTGAAAAAGAAGTGCTGCCTGCCATAATCAAAGCGAAGAATACGGGACTTCGGTCTATACGCATATGGAGTGCAGGCTGTTCTATTGGCGTAGAAGCATATTCAATTGCAATGTTGCTGCACCACATACTTGGTGATGACTTTAAGAAATTCAATATAAAAATTACAGGTACTGATATTGATAAGGAAAGTCTCTTGAAAGCCCAGAAAGGTGTTTACTCAACTATAGAAATGAAAGATGTAAGACCTGCTTTCCTTAACAAATACTTCACAAAGGAAGGTAACAATTACGTAATCTCTGATGAACTGAAAAATATTGCACAATTCAAAAAGCAAGACCTTATTTCAGGACCTAAAATGAATGGTTTTGATGCCGTATTCTGCAGGAATGTAACCATATATTTCCAGAAGGAACTGCAGGAACAGCTCTACATGGATTTCTATAATGCACTGCTGAAAGATGGATTTTTCGTAATGGGTAAGACCGAGACCCTGATAGGACCATCTAAAGATATGTATAAAGCTTACAACTCAAAGGAGAGAATCTACCAGAAATGA
- a CDS encoding cell division protein FtsA, producing MNSAHFALDIGTRTVVGLITEDEHLNIRAACIHEHSERSMQDGQIHDVEKVAKVVDTVKTDLEKQIGHKLSKVSVAVAGRALKTSNVKISVEIPYREITAEDISELEFEAVARASNELGIDEGFNCVGYSVVSYELDGQRISNIVDQKGTHISIEVLATFLPEAVINSMFAVLNKCSLEASSVTLEPIAALSVALPTDMRKLNIALVDVGAGTSDIAITDNGTVIGYGMVPEAGDEITDFICDHYLVDFKKGEMIKQSLTSKENIELEDIFGITSEVPVSQIINDIENEVDKLALHISEEIKSLNSRTPRAVVLVGGGSQTAGLKEHLSKHLELPIQRIGSRLPKQIEGFSDSTGKVNGADMITPLGIARMAILKQGIEFIDVSVNGSNIHLMDVNGLSIMDALVVAKVKRLYPRPGMALSLNVNSEFLTIEGEMGEHARILLDGKKAALGDPVHKGAVIEFTAPSDGRDARVKVKDLIDKLRIPSSVKINLNGKNLEQLPFVRINDKTASIDESIPDRSRVIIRPACLQDILEQEFNSENAEKTSIIVNNQIRYFEKIRYIVRLNDRIVDISELSTHVIEDGDVITVERTEFDYTLEKIMGKPEEGKRISVLLNGEEVIFNGSQAQITLNGKKAKLSEKVNDGDTVIFKNGEEADPILSDLFEFMDIRKEELVGKSMRLLVNNVPARFTTPLRDGNNVTIEFVEG from the coding sequence ATGAACAGTGCCCACTTTGCTCTGGATATCGGAACAAGGACTGTAGTTGGCCTCATTACAGAGGATGAGCACCTCAATATCAGGGCTGCGTGCATTCATGAACATAGTGAACGAAGCATGCAGGATGGACAGATACATGATGTTGAAAAGGTCGCTAAAGTCGTAGATACAGTCAAAACCGATCTGGAAAAGCAAATCGGGCATAAATTATCCAAAGTATCAGTTGCTGTTGCAGGAAGAGCTCTGAAGACATCGAATGTAAAAATCTCGGTGGAAATACCCTACAGAGAAATCACAGCTGAAGACATTTCTGAACTGGAATTTGAAGCTGTTGCAAGAGCAAGCAACGAACTTGGAATAGATGAAGGGTTTAACTGTGTAGGATATTCGGTTGTCAGCTATGAACTCGACGGCCAGAGGATATCCAACATAGTGGACCAGAAAGGAACTCATATTTCTATAGAAGTGCTTGCAACATTTCTTCCGGAAGCTGTTATCAACAGTATGTTTGCAGTTCTGAACAAATGTTCCCTCGAAGCATCCAGTGTTACACTTGAACCAATAGCTGCATTGAGCGTTGCTTTGCCTACCGATATGCGCAAACTCAACATTGCGCTTGTAGATGTGGGGGCTGGTACATCGGATATAGCGATAACTGACAATGGAACTGTCATCGGATATGGAATGGTTCCGGAAGCAGGGGATGAAATTACTGATTTTATTTGTGACCATTACCTTGTGGATTTCAAAAAAGGCGAGATGATTAAACAATCCCTTACCAGTAAAGAAAATATAGAACTCGAAGATATTTTCGGCATTACATCAGAAGTTCCTGTAAGCCAGATAATCAACGACATAGAAAATGAAGTTGACAAACTGGCACTGCACATTTCAGAAGAGATCAAATCACTTAATTCCAGGACACCAAGAGCTGTTGTCCTTGTAGGCGGAGGATCACAGACTGCCGGACTTAAAGAACACCTGTCAAAACATCTGGAACTGCCCATACAAAGGATCGGCTCCCGTCTTCCTAAGCAGATTGAAGGATTTTCAGACAGCACGGGAAAAGTCAATGGTGCTGATATGATAACACCTCTGGGAATTGCCAGAATGGCTATCCTCAAGCAGGGCATTGAATTTATAGATGTTTCAGTTAACGGTTCGAACATTCATCTAATGGATGTCAACGGACTGTCTATAATGGATGCACTTGTCGTTGCAAAGGTGAAGAGACTCTACCCACGCCCCGGAATGGCCCTTAGTCTAAATGTTAATTCTGAATTCCTTACCATTGAAGGAGAAATGGGAGAACATGCAAGAATATTGCTTGATGGAAAGAAAGCAGCCCTTGGAGATCCTGTTCACAAAGGTGCAGTTATTGAATTTACAGCTCCTTCGGACGGAAGGGATGCACGTGTGAAGGTAAAGGACCTGATCGATAAATTGAGAATACCGTCCAGTGTTAAAATCAATCTCAATGGTAAAAATCTGGAACAGCTGCCTTTTGTAAGGATTAATGACAAAACAGCATCGATTGATGAGAGTATACCTGACAGGTCACGGGTAATTATCAGACCTGCCTGTTTACAGGATATACTGGAACAGGAATTTAATTCAGAGAATGCTGAGAAGACCAGCATCATTGTAAATAACCAGATACGATACTTTGAGAAAATAAGATATATTGTAAGACTCAACGACAGGATTGTAGATATATCTGAACTTTCCACCCATGTCATTGAAGATGGTGACGTCATAACCGTAGAAAGAACCGAGTTTGATTATACCCTGGAAAAAATTATGGGCAAACCGGAAGAAGGCAAAAGGATCAGTGTACTTCTCAATGGTGAAGAAGTAATATTCAACGGTTCCCAGGCACAGATCACCCTCAATGGGAAAAAAGCAAAGCTTTCTGAAAAAGTGAATGACGGAGACACTGTCATATTTAAAAACGGGGAAGAAGCCGACCCTATTCTTTCAGATCTATTTGAATTTATGGATATTAGGAAGGAGGAACTTGTAGGCAAGAGCATGAGGCTTCTTGTGAACAATGTTCCTGCCAGATTCACAACCCCACTGAGAGATGGAAACAATGTGACTATAGAATTTGTAGAGGGATAA
- a CDS encoding chemotaxis protein CheC, with the protein MAELDEMAKGAFQEAGNIGMGHLATSLSKMVNRDVKIDIPVVEMLTLDEIIAKSNEEGKNKSVIGIHLHMSGDVTGGTLILLPKFSALSFSDLLMKKSIGTTTKIEEPQIRKLREMGLNLCSSYMRVVNEFLGIDLKIGDPSIEVNMEGVGDFIKAQIGTLADQFIVVKGECFIPSTNSKNEFNMLFEPGATDVIMAAVMKKMMG; encoded by the coding sequence ATGGCAGAATTGGACGAAATGGCAAAAGGAGCATTTCAAGAAGCAGGAAACATTGGAATGGGCCATCTGGCTACTTCACTTTCAAAGATGGTGAATAGGGACGTAAAGATAGATATCCCTGTTGTTGAAATGCTTACTCTTGATGAGATAATTGCAAAGAGCAATGAAGAAGGGAAGAACAAAAGTGTAATAGGAATACACCTCCACATGTCCGGTGATGTGACTGGTGGAACTCTTATACTGCTTCCTAAATTTTCCGCACTCTCATTTTCTGACCTACTTATGAAGAAATCCATAGGTACAACCACAAAGATAGAGGAACCACAGATTCGGAAACTGCGTGAAATGGGATTAAATCTCTGCAGTTCCTACATGAGGGTTGTCAATGAATTCCTTGGAATTGACCTGAAAATAGGCGATCCGAGTATTGAAGTCAATATGGAAGGAGTAGGTGACTTCATTAAAGCACAGATTGGAACTCTTGCTGATCAATTCATTGTTGTTAAAGGAGAATGTTTCATACCCTCTACAAATTCAAAGAACGAATTCAACATGCTTTTTGAACCAGGTGCTACAGACGTAATAATGGCAGCGGTCATGAAAAAGATGATGGGATAA